A DNA window from Micromonospora inyonensis contains the following coding sequences:
- the dpgD gene encoding enoyl-CoA-hydratase DpgD — MARDGDGPRVRYEKRGRVAYVTMNRPHVLNAMDLRMHEELGRVWDDFEADDELWVAVLTGAGTRAFSTGQDLKERAQRDRAGAGPTTFGSRGQPGWPRLTERFELSKPVVARVRGYALGGGFELALACDVVVAAEDAVFALPEVRLGLVPGAGGVFRLARQLPLKTAMGHLLTGRRLDARRAWQLGLVNEVVPADDLDDCVAGWVDDLLRSAPLAVRAIKQAAMRSVDMPLERAFTEPYEWEQLRSASEDAVEGPRAFAEKRDPVWRGR, encoded by the coding sequence GTGGCACGGGACGGCGACGGGCCCCGGGTCCGGTACGAGAAGCGGGGCCGGGTCGCGTACGTGACCATGAACCGGCCACACGTGCTCAACGCCATGGACCTGCGGATGCACGAGGAGCTCGGTCGGGTCTGGGACGACTTCGAGGCCGACGACGAGCTGTGGGTGGCCGTGCTGACCGGCGCCGGGACGCGCGCCTTCTCCACCGGGCAGGACCTGAAGGAGCGGGCCCAGCGGGACCGTGCCGGTGCGGGCCCCACCACGTTCGGCAGTCGGGGGCAGCCCGGCTGGCCCCGACTGACCGAGCGGTTCGAGCTGTCCAAGCCGGTCGTCGCGCGGGTGCGCGGCTACGCCCTGGGCGGTGGCTTCGAGCTGGCGCTGGCCTGTGACGTCGTCGTGGCCGCCGAGGACGCCGTGTTCGCGTTGCCGGAGGTCCGGCTCGGTCTGGTTCCCGGCGCGGGCGGGGTGTTCCGGCTGGCCCGGCAGCTGCCGCTGAAGACGGCGATGGGTCACCTGCTGACCGGTCGCCGGCTCGACGCGCGACGGGCGTGGCAGCTCGGGCTGGTCAACGAGGTGGTTCCCGCCGACGATCTCGACGACTGCGTGGCGGGCTGGGTCGACGACCTGCTGCGGAGCGCTCCCCTGGCGGTACGCGCGATCAAGCAGGCGGCGATGCGGTCGGTGGACATGCCGCTGGAGCGGGCCTTCACCGAGCCGTACGAGTGGGAACAGCTCCGGTCGGCCAGCGAGGACGCGGTGGAGGGGCCGCGGGCGTTCGCGGAGAAGCGTGATCCGGTCTGGCGGGGCCGGTGA
- the dpgC gene encoding (3,5-dihydroxyphenyl)acetyl-CoA 1,2-dioxygenase DpgC yields MSQLSSEPMAALPAAREVSAAAARVDDLIATLPGAAERSPEQRTAVTEARRHARDLADAFLRSHVDRLYDEVTADRSRFLRLDEVCAAVAEAVPGLVPTRAQVDAELRLPAVEKEGLDIDQSILVSHLLRSDTAGPHLLEAMRRPTARALSLLPEFERTGVMTLDAVRIEIRDGAGHLTMQRDDCLNAEDNAQVEDMETAVDLALLAPSVRVGVLRGGVMTHPRYAGRRVFSAGINLRCLQAGQISYVDFLLRRELGYIAKIVHGLTGERDRAWDGDVVQKPWIAAVDSFAIGGGAQLVLACDRVVAERDAFFSLPAAQEGIVPGVGNLRLGRVANGRLSRQVILAGRRVSASEPDGKLFFDEVVGAEEMDAAVAAEVARMDAPAVVANRRMLNLAEEPQEWFRAYLAEFAVQQARRLYSEDVMHKVTRFAAAPRAAAVTG; encoded by the coding sequence ATGTCGCAGCTCTCGTCTGAGCCGATGGCGGCGCTGCCCGCCGCCCGCGAGGTCAGCGCCGCCGCGGCGCGGGTCGACGACCTGATCGCCACCCTGCCCGGAGCGGCGGAGCGCTCGCCGGAGCAGCGGACGGCCGTCACCGAGGCCCGCCGCCACGCCCGTGATCTCGCCGACGCGTTCCTGCGGTCGCACGTCGACCGCCTCTACGACGAGGTGACCGCGGACCGTTCCCGGTTCCTGCGGCTCGACGAGGTCTGCGCCGCCGTCGCCGAGGCGGTGCCCGGTCTCGTGCCCACCCGGGCCCAGGTCGACGCGGAGCTGCGGCTGCCGGCGGTGGAGAAGGAGGGCCTGGACATCGACCAGAGCATCCTGGTCAGCCACCTGCTCCGCTCGGACACCGCCGGCCCGCACCTGCTGGAGGCGATGCGCCGGCCCACCGCGCGGGCGCTGTCCCTGCTGCCGGAGTTCGAGCGCACCGGCGTGATGACGCTGGACGCGGTGCGGATCGAGATCCGCGACGGCGCGGGCCACCTGACCATGCAGCGGGACGACTGTCTCAACGCCGAGGACAACGCGCAGGTCGAGGACATGGAGACCGCCGTCGACCTGGCCCTGCTCGCGCCGTCGGTGCGGGTGGGCGTGCTGCGCGGCGGGGTGATGACCCATCCCCGGTACGCCGGGCGCCGGGTGTTCAGCGCGGGCATCAACCTGCGTTGCCTGCAGGCCGGGCAGATCTCCTACGTGGACTTCCTGCTCCGGCGGGAGCTGGGCTACATCGCCAAGATCGTCCACGGGTTGACCGGTGAGCGGGACCGGGCCTGGGACGGCGACGTGGTGCAGAAGCCGTGGATCGCGGCGGTGGACTCCTTCGCCATCGGCGGCGGCGCGCAGCTCGTGCTGGCCTGCGACCGGGTGGTGGCGGAACGGGACGCCTTCTTCAGCCTGCCGGCCGCGCAGGAGGGGATCGTGCCGGGGGTGGGGAACCTGCGCCTCGGGCGGGTCGCCAACGGCCGGCTGTCCCGGCAGGTGATCCTCGCCGGGCGGCGGGTGTCGGCGAGCGAGCCGGACGGGAAGCTGTTCTTCGACGAGGTCGTCGGGGCCGAGGAGATGGACGCGGCGGTCGCGGCCGAGGTGGCCCGGATGGACGCCCCGGCGGTGGTGGCGAACCGGCGGATGCTCAACCTCGCCGAGGAGCCGCAGGAGTGGTTCCGGGCGTACCTCGCGGAGTTCGCCGTCCAGCAGGCCCGGCGGCTCTACAGCGAGGACGTCATGCACAAGGTCACCCGTTTCGCCGCGGCCCCCCGGGCGGCGGCGGTGACGGGCTGA
- the dpgB gene encoding enoyl-CoA-hydratase DpgB: MQLQHSIDGSQPLGPATVAALDAFIDTVEDVPAGAVALLELTGVPTDTERPPLAVVNRWERVLRRLERVGTTTVAVVRGDCGGIAVEALLVTDLRIAAADARLHLPVTTGGVWPGMGLYRLANQVGYARLRRAVLRPGPIPADRAVALDLVDEVVDDVANAVADTVAALTATAGPDVAVRRQLMLDATTTPFEEALGRHLAACDRLLRRTTTEEVRDVAALV; encoded by the coding sequence ATGCAGCTCCAGCACTCCATCGACGGCAGCCAGCCGCTCGGTCCGGCGACCGTCGCGGCGCTCGACGCCTTCATCGACACGGTCGAGGACGTCCCTGCCGGTGCCGTGGCGCTCCTCGAACTCACCGGCGTCCCGACCGACACCGAGCGGCCGCCGCTGGCCGTGGTGAACCGGTGGGAGCGGGTCCTGCGACGCCTGGAACGGGTCGGCACCACGACGGTCGCCGTGGTGCGCGGCGACTGCGGCGGCATCGCGGTCGAGGCTCTGCTCGTGACCGACCTGCGGATCGCCGCCGCCGACGCCCGCCTGCACCTGCCGGTCACCACCGGCGGCGTCTGGCCGGGCATGGGCCTCTACCGGCTGGCGAACCAGGTCGGGTACGCCCGCCTGCGGCGCGCGGTGCTCCGCCCCGGCCCGATCCCCGCCGACCGGGCCGTCGCCCTGGACCTGGTGGACGAGGTCGTCGACGACGTCGCGAACGCCGTCGCGGACACGGTCGCCGCGCTCACCGCCACCGCGGGACCGGACGTCGCCGTACGCCGTCAGTTGATGCTCGACGCGACGACCACCCCGTTCGAGGAGGCGCTCGGCCGTCACCTCGCCGCCTGTGACCGGCTTCTGCGCCGCACCACCACCGAGGAGGTGCGCGATGTCGCAGCTCTCGTCTGA
- the dpgA gene encoding 3,5-dihydroxyphenylacetyl-CoA synthase DpgA, whose product MRTTPPPALESTAMPRILAVGTATPETAYSQRELVEILGIQDPRIAGIYLNSAIERRFLTLPQPDGSGVPPREDTGQLLAKHKTQGIALGTRAVQECLKQAGADLSDVRYLCCVTSTGFLTPGFSALLIRELGLDRHTSRADIVGMGCNAGLNSLNVVSGWARAHPGELALMVCIEACSAAYVFDGTMRTTVVNSLFGDGSAAIAMVAGTEPDAATDQPPTPRVIDFTSCIIPEAVDAMRYDWDSSQRAFSFFLDPDIPYVVGAHARMTVDRLLGRAGLRQSDIAHWLVHSGGKKVIDAVGVNLGLTRYDLRHTTGVLRDYGNLSSGSFLFSYERLLQEGTVRPGEYGVLMTMGPGSTVETALVRW is encoded by the coding sequence ATGCGCACCACACCGCCGCCGGCGCTCGAATCGACGGCCATGCCCCGGATCCTGGCCGTCGGCACGGCGACCCCGGAGACGGCCTACAGCCAGCGGGAACTCGTCGAGATCCTCGGCATCCAGGACCCGAGGATCGCCGGCATCTACCTCAACAGCGCCATCGAGCGGCGGTTCCTGACCCTCCCCCAGCCGGACGGCAGCGGTGTCCCCCCTCGGGAGGACACCGGTCAGCTGCTGGCCAAGCACAAGACGCAGGGCATCGCGCTGGGCACCCGCGCGGTGCAGGAGTGCCTCAAGCAGGCCGGGGCGGACCTCTCCGACGTCCGCTACCTGTGCTGCGTCACCTCCACCGGGTTCCTCACCCCGGGGTTCAGCGCCCTGCTGATCCGGGAGCTCGGGCTCGACCGGCACACCAGCCGCGCCGACATCGTCGGCATGGGCTGCAACGCCGGCCTGAACAGCCTCAACGTGGTGTCGGGCTGGGCCCGCGCGCACCCCGGCGAACTGGCGCTGATGGTCTGCATCGAGGCGTGCTCGGCCGCGTACGTGTTCGACGGCACCATGCGGACCACGGTGGTGAACAGCCTCTTCGGTGACGGCTCGGCGGCCATCGCGATGGTCGCCGGGACCGAGCCGGACGCGGCGACCGACCAGCCTCCGACGCCGCGCGTCATAGACTTCACCAGCTGCATCATCCCCGAGGCGGTGGACGCGATGCGCTACGACTGGGACAGTTCGCAGCGGGCGTTCAGCTTCTTCCTCGACCCCGACATCCCGTACGTCGTGGGGGCCCACGCCCGGATGACCGTGGACCGGCTGCTGGGTCGTGCCGGTCTGCGCCAGTCCGACATCGCGCACTGGCTCGTGCACTCCGGCGGCAAGAAGGTCATCGACGCCGTCGGGGTGAACCTCGGCCTGACCCGTTACGACCTGCGGCACACCACCGGTGTCCTGCGCGACTACGGCAACCTGTCGAGCGGGTCGTTCCTCTTCTCCTACGAACGACTGCTCCAGGAGGGCACCGTCCGCCCCGGCGAGTACGGCGTCCTCATGACGATGGGGCCCGGTTCCACCGTCGAGACCGCCCTGGTCCGCTGGTGA
- a CDS encoding non-ribosomal peptide synthetase, which translates to MDEPVLPLSYAQRRLWFLHKLDGPSATYNVPLINRFSDRVDPDALRAAVADVVARHEVLRTLYVEIDGEPAQRVLSPSEVRIDIAHETVSADQVDARVAQVCARTFDLSTELPLAVRLFTVAEDDCVLVLVLHHIAADGASMGPLGRDLSQAYAARLGGTAPEWEPLPVQYGDYTLWQRELLGTDDDPASELNRQLDFWRGNLRGLPEELTLPTDFPRPARSSHRGGTVEFTVEAETHRRLRDLAQAEQVTVYMVVQTAIATLLTRLGAGTDVPLGTVVSGRSDEALDDLVGFFVNSLVLRTDTSGDPTFVELLHRVRALDLAAFDHQDLPFERLIEELQPTRSLARHPLFQVFFMLASGGTEDVPLLGLAGAPQRSAHDVAKFDLSFVLAEQRDAAGEPAGIKGLVEYAEDLFHRDSAQAVVAQLVRVLATVAASPGQPISEIDLLDEAARDRLLDTANSTARPLPDGSILDLIAAQVARRPEAVAVIAGDRELTYRELDERADRLAGILRRCGVGPERFVALPLARSEQLLVAILAVWKAGGAYLPIDTDHPAERISFMLDDARPVLLLTDRESADALPDVDGCPRIVLDEAAATGLLPQAADAVRPAVAPGNAAYVIYTSGSTGRPKGVVATHANLVNYQIAIADFLCLTEADRLAAITTAAFDMSILDLFAPLVAGATVVLVRREVVPDPAALAEVVRSRGVTVMQTTPSLWQVLLTTTPDAMRGLMLITGGEALSRQLADRMRAVGRRVINGYGPTETTVSCTDAVIDDRPGPPSIGHAVANTRAYVLDERLRPVPEGTAGDLYIGGAGVTRGYLGRPGLTASRFVADPYGEPGARMYHTGDLVRWARDGHLEYLGRTDDQVKIRGFRIELGEIVAALDAHPDVAASVVTVHTGGNGDRSLVGYLARRPGTEPDLDEVRAHLATRLPDYMVPPSLVVLDALPLNANGKVDRAALPEPRKPTGGRPPATPRQQILADLFAEVLGVTNPGVDESFFDLGGHSLLTPRLVNRIGAVLGVDVGVRTVFAAPTVAQLDRLLDQEQPTGLEPVLTYRRSDERTPVFVLPPANGLGWGYSALPRHVPPNHPIHALQDPRLAGGPVEPRSVADLAAGYRDQITAIQPTGPYLLAGWSFGGTLAHQVAVALRAGGAEVALLVLLDARPGGDGPYEATEEEARYVALDGVTIDAGPARREQLVAAQSPLASLDDPTLDRLVAVTAANVRAMSVHSPGHFDGPTLGFVATRHNKDSDLLWQPFLGGPAEFHDVDCGHLDIVKATAMSRIGPMIAERMHDVD; encoded by the coding sequence GTGGACGAACCGGTACTTCCGCTGTCGTACGCCCAGCGCCGGCTCTGGTTTTTGCACAAACTGGACGGTCCCTCGGCGACGTACAACGTTCCGCTGATCAACCGCTTCAGCGATCGGGTCGATCCGGACGCGCTGCGGGCGGCAGTCGCCGACGTGGTCGCCCGGCACGAGGTGCTGCGGACGCTCTACGTCGAGATCGACGGCGAGCCGGCGCAGCGGGTCCTGTCCCCTTCCGAGGTGCGGATCGACATCGCGCACGAGACGGTGTCCGCCGACCAGGTGGACGCGCGGGTGGCCCAGGTCTGCGCGCGCACGTTCGACCTGTCCACGGAACTTCCGCTGGCGGTACGGCTGTTCACCGTCGCCGAGGACGACTGTGTGCTGGTGCTGGTCCTGCACCACATCGCGGCCGACGGCGCGTCGATGGGGCCGCTGGGCCGGGATCTGTCGCAGGCGTACGCCGCCCGACTGGGCGGCACGGCCCCGGAGTGGGAGCCGCTGCCGGTGCAGTACGGCGACTACACGCTCTGGCAGCGGGAACTGCTCGGCACCGACGACGATCCGGCCAGCGAGCTCAACCGGCAGTTGGACTTCTGGCGGGGCAACCTGCGAGGGCTGCCGGAGGAGCTGACGCTGCCGACGGACTTCCCCCGTCCGGCCCGCTCGTCCCACCGTGGGGGCACGGTCGAGTTCACCGTCGAGGCGGAGACCCACCGGCGGCTGCGGGACCTGGCCCAGGCGGAACAGGTGACCGTGTACATGGTCGTCCAGACGGCCATCGCCACCCTGCTCACCCGCCTCGGCGCCGGCACCGACGTCCCGCTGGGCACCGTGGTGTCCGGCCGGTCGGACGAGGCCCTGGACGACCTGGTCGGATTCTTCGTCAACTCGCTGGTGCTGCGCACCGACACCTCCGGTGACCCGACCTTCGTCGAGCTGTTGCACCGGGTCCGGGCGCTGGACCTGGCCGCCTTCGACCACCAGGACCTGCCGTTCGAGCGCCTCATCGAGGAGCTTCAGCCGACCCGCTCCCTGGCCCGGCACCCGCTGTTCCAGGTCTTCTTCATGCTGGCCAGCGGCGGCACCGAGGACGTGCCGCTGCTCGGGTTGGCCGGGGCGCCGCAACGGTCCGCCCACGACGTGGCCAAGTTCGACCTCTCCTTCGTCCTCGCCGAGCAGCGGGACGCGGCCGGGGAACCGGCGGGGATCAAGGGCCTCGTGGAGTACGCCGAGGACCTGTTCCACCGGGACTCGGCGCAGGCCGTCGTCGCGCAGCTGGTCCGCGTGCTGGCAACGGTGGCGGCCTCGCCGGGACAGCCGATCAGTGAGATCGACCTGCTGGACGAGGCCGCCCGGGACCGGCTGCTCGACACCGCCAACTCCACCGCCCGTCCGCTGCCGGACGGTTCGATCCTGGACCTGATCGCCGCGCAGGTCGCGCGGCGGCCGGAGGCGGTCGCGGTGATCGCCGGGGACCGGGAGCTGACCTACCGGGAGCTCGACGAGCGGGCCGACCGGCTGGCCGGCATCCTCCGGCGGTGCGGGGTGGGCCCGGAGCGGTTCGTCGCCCTTCCCCTGGCCCGGTCGGAGCAGCTGCTCGTGGCGATCCTGGCGGTCTGGAAGGCCGGTGGGGCGTACCTGCCGATCGACACCGATCATCCGGCGGAGCGGATCTCCTTCATGCTCGACGACGCCCGGCCGGTGCTGCTGCTGACCGACCGGGAGTCCGCGGACGCGCTGCCCGACGTCGACGGTTGTCCCCGGATCGTGCTGGACGAGGCAGCGGCGACCGGGCTCCTGCCGCAGGCGGCCGACGCCGTCCGCCCTGCGGTGGCACCCGGCAACGCCGCCTACGTGATCTACACGTCCGGGTCGACGGGGCGTCCCAAGGGGGTCGTCGCGACCCACGCCAACCTGGTCAACTACCAGATCGCCATCGCCGATTTCCTGTGCCTGACCGAAGCGGACCGGCTCGCCGCGATCACCACGGCGGCGTTCGACATGTCGATCCTCGACCTGTTCGCCCCGCTGGTCGCCGGGGCCACGGTGGTGTTGGTCCGCCGGGAGGTGGTGCCGGACCCGGCCGCGCTGGCGGAGGTGGTCCGCAGCCGGGGCGTCACCGTCATGCAGACCACGCCGAGCCTGTGGCAGGTGCTCCTGACGACCACGCCGGACGCCATGCGGGGCCTCATGTTGATCACCGGGGGCGAGGCCCTGTCCCGCCAGCTCGCCGACCGGATGCGCGCCGTCGGACGCCGGGTGATCAACGGATACGGCCCGACCGAGACGACCGTCAGCTGCACGGACGCGGTGATCGACGACCGGCCCGGACCGCCGTCGATCGGACATGCCGTCGCCAACACCCGGGCGTACGTCCTCGACGAGCGCCTGCGCCCGGTGCCCGAGGGCACGGCCGGTGACCTGTACATCGGTGGCGCCGGCGTGACCCGCGGCTACCTGGGACGGCCGGGGTTGACCGCCAGCCGGTTCGTCGCCGACCCGTACGGCGAGCCCGGCGCGCGGATGTACCACACCGGAGACCTGGTCCGATGGGCGCGCGACGGGCACCTGGAGTACCTGGGCCGCACCGACGACCAGGTGAAGATCCGCGGTTTCCGGATCGAGTTGGGCGAGATCGTCGCGGCGCTCGACGCGCACCCGGACGTGGCGGCCTCGGTGGTCACCGTCCACACCGGCGGAAACGGTGACCGTTCCCTCGTCGGCTACCTCGCCCGACGGCCCGGAACGGAACCGGACCTCGACGAGGTCCGGGCGCACCTGGCCACCCGGCTGCCCGACTACATGGTGCCCCCGTCGTTGGTGGTGCTGGACGCGCTGCCGCTGAACGCCAACGGCAAGGTGGACCGGGCGGCCCTGCCGGAGCCGCGGAAGCCCACGGGCGGGCGCCCGCCGGCCACCCCGCGCCAGCAGATCCTCGCCGACCTGTTCGCCGAGGTGCTGGGCGTGACGAACCCGGGGGTCGACGAGAGCTTCTTCGACCTGGGTGGGCACTCGCTGCTCACGCCCCGCCTGGTGAACCGGATCGGGGCGGTGCTCGGCGTCGACGTCGGCGTCCGGACGGTGTTCGCCGCGCCGACCGTCGCGCAACTCGACCGCCTCCTCGACCAGGAGCAGCCGACCGGGCTGGAGCCGGTGCTGACCTACCGCCGTTCGGACGAGCGGACGCCGGTGTTCGTGCTGCCGCCCGCCAACGGGCTCGGCTGGGGCTACTCGGCCCTGCCCCGGCACGTCCCGCCGAACCACCCGATCCACGCCCTCCAGGATCCCCGGCTGGCCGGCGGGCCGGTGGAACCCCGGTCCGTGGCCGACCTGGCCGCCGGGTACCGCGACCAGATCACCGCGATCCAGCCCACCGGTCCCTACCTGCTCGCCGGCTGGTCGTTCGGGGGCACCCTGGCGCACCAGGTGGCGGTGGCGCTGCGGGCCGGCGGCGCGGAGGTGGCACTGCTCGTCCTGCTCGACGCCCGCCCGGGTGGCGACGGCCCGTACGAGGCGACCGAGGAGGAGGCCCGCTACGTCGCCCTGGACGGGGTGACCATCGACGCGGGCCCGGCCCGGCGGGAGCAGCTGGTCGCGGCGCAGAGCCCGCTGGCCTCGCTGGACGACCCGACGCTGGACCGGCTGGTCGCGGTGACCGCGGCGAACGTGCGGGCGATGTCCGTCCACTCGCCGGGCCACTTCGACGGTCCGACCCTCGGGTTCGTCGCGACCCGGCACAACAAGGACTCCGACCTGCTCTGGCAGCCGTTCCTCGGCGGGCCGGCGGAGTTCCACGACGTGGACTGCGGCCACCTCGACATCGTCAAGGCGACCGCCATGTCCCGGATCGGCCCGATGATCGCGGAAAGGATGCACGACGTTGACTGA
- a CDS encoding methyltransferase domain-containing protein → MALPPALLKGDELFEHDASAPYDASRDLSKYLLMHYGSLQDLFNRGQHPLAMAHGYCQRLSDLLRSCAERTGTTVTRALDIGCSVGGVTHALSGWVRDEVVGVDVSQRSIEIAQTLTEHGGGTFCVIEQGPFYREVAFRVAEPGRRAGLTFEVGDANALRAREEAFDAVVLSNVLDRVAQPAACLEQFSASADILRSGGLMMVACPWSWYPEYSAPSEWLGSAATATPSEEALKALLRDSFELIDEVDEPGVLRQNPREYDWFESHVTVWRKR, encoded by the coding sequence GTGGCGCTGCCCCCGGCCCTGCTCAAAGGCGACGAACTGTTCGAGCACGACGCCAGTGCTCCCTACGACGCCTCCCGTGACCTCTCCAAGTACCTGCTGATGCACTACGGCAGCCTCCAGGATCTGTTCAACCGTGGCCAGCATCCGCTGGCGATGGCACACGGCTACTGTCAGCGCCTCTCCGACCTGCTGCGCTCGTGTGCGGAGCGGACCGGGACGACGGTGACGCGGGCCCTCGACATCGGGTGCAGCGTGGGCGGCGTGACCCACGCACTCAGCGGCTGGGTGCGCGACGAGGTGGTCGGCGTGGACGTCAGCCAGCGCTCGATCGAGATCGCCCAGACGTTGACCGAACACGGCGGCGGGACCTTCTGCGTCATCGAGCAGGGCCCCTTCTACCGCGAGGTCGCATTCCGGGTCGCCGAGCCCGGCCGGCGCGCCGGGCTGACCTTCGAGGTCGGCGACGCGAACGCGCTGCGGGCCCGTGAGGAGGCGTTCGACGCGGTTGTCCTCTCCAACGTCCTGGACCGGGTGGCGCAGCCGGCCGCCTGCCTGGAGCAGTTCTCCGCCTCGGCGGACATCCTCCGCAGTGGTGGCCTGATGATGGTCGCCTGCCCCTGGTCGTGGTACCCCGAGTACAGCGCCCCGAGCGAGTGGCTGGGCTCGGCGGCGACCGCCACGCCGAGCGAGGAGGCCCTCAAGGCCCTGCTGCGGGACAGCTTCGAGCTGATCGACGAGGTCGACGAACCCGGTGTGCTGCGGCAGAACCCCCGCGAGTACGACTGGTTCGAGTCACACGTCACCGTCTGGCGCAAGCGGTGA